One Brassica oleracea var. oleracea cultivar TO1000 chromosome C7, BOL, whole genome shotgun sequence genomic window carries:
- the LOC106303976 gene encoding glycine-rich RNA-binding protein 4, mitochondrial-like: MWSATLAFPSLVASSTSLSCYRNRRLPKIQASLSNYPLASKIMVRNLPFSTSEDFLQKEFSAFGEIAEVKLVKDESMKRSKGYAFVQFTSQDDAFLALETMDRRMYNGRMIYIDIAKPGKHDFQQHPRTSGPPEKLQVPEEPANNEVADCWY; this comes from the exons ATGTGGTCGGCGACGCTCGCTTTCCCTTCCTTAGTGGCTTCTTCAACTTCTCTGTCATGTTACAGAAACCGTAGACTTCCGAAGATCCAAGCTTCGCTGTCTAATTACCCTCTAGCGAGCAAAATCATGGTCAGAA ATTTGCCGTTTTCAACAAGTGAAGATTTTCTACAAAAGGAGTTTTCAGCTTTTGGAGAGATAGCTGAAG TGAAGCTTGTCAAAGATGAGTCAATGAAGAGATCAAAAGGTTATGCCTTTGTACAATTCACGTCTCAAGATGATGCATTTCTCGCCCTAGAGACGATGGACCGTAGG ATGTACAATGGTAGGATGATTTACATAGACATTGCCAAACCAGGGAAGCATGATTTCCAACAGCATCCAAGGACTTCTGGTCCCCCTGAGAAGCTGCAAGTGCCAGAAGAACCGGCCAATAATGAAGTCGCTGATTGCTGGTATTAG
- the LOC106303975 gene encoding polygalacturonase QRT3-like — MRLYYFVCFLITISTKFNEISSLRRDMTKLLEIQEKIQERLAVTPSLPPLSSPSSPFPKMVGRVIYPISYGADPTGGQDSSDAILEALTDAFQLQTELNMLPRVADLGGVVIDLQGGSYKIGKPLRFPSSGGGNLLVKGGTFRASEVFPGDRHLVELVTSMKMSLEDTFSDQKDQNSGIFFEDVTFKDVLFDSSFRGGGILVINSARIRITDCYFLHFTTQGIKVQGGHETYISNTFLGQHSTVGGDKQERQFSGTGIDISSTDNAITDVVIFSAGIGILLNGQANMVTGVHCYNKATWFGGIGILVKSHLTRIDNCYLDYTGIVIEDPVHVHVTNALFLGDANIVLRSVHGRINGVNIVNNMFSGDPKHNFPMVKLEGEFHEVGQVVIDQNNVEGMVMKSTTGRSKVSGNGTRWVADFSSVLVFPNRIDHYQHSFFAQSGQIPASAVTNVSNNVVVVETDRAVTGTVSVIVYQ, encoded by the exons ATGAGACTCTATTACTTTGTTTGCTTTCTCATCACTATTTCAACTAAATTTAATGAGATATCTTCCTTAAGAAGAGACATGACAAAGCTTCTTGAAATCCAAGAGAAGATCCAAGAAAGACTCGCAGTCACTCCCTCTCTCCCACCATTGTCTTCTCCTTCTTCTCCATTTCCCAAAATG GTGGGCAGAGTGATATACCCAATTAGCTACGGAGCTGACCCGACAGGTGGACAAGACAGTAGCGACGCAATACTTGAAGCTTTAACCGATGCTTTTCAGTTACAAACTGAGCTTAACATGCTGCCACGTGTTGCTGATCTTGGAGGTGTTGTTATTGATCTCCAAGGTGGCAGTTACAAGATCGGTAAACCTCTCAGATTCCCTTCCTCCGGTGGTGGAAATCTCCTG GTAAAAGGAGGGACATTCCGGGCATCAGAAGTGTTTCCTGGTGATCGACATTTGGTCGAACTCGTGACATCGATGAAAATGTCGCTGGAAGATACGTTCTCCGACCAGAAAGACCAGAACTCCGGGATCTTCTTTGAGGACGTAACGTTCAAAGATGTTCTATTCGACTCAAGCTTCCGAGGAGGGGGCATTTTGGTAATCAACTCAGCTCGTATCCGTATAACAGATTGCTACTTCCTCCATTTCACAACACAAGGGATCAAAGTCCAGGGAGGGCACGAGACATACATTTCAAACACCTTCCTAGGACAACATTCAACTGTAGGCGGAGACAAACAAGAAAGACAATTCTCCGGGACAGGGATCGATATCTCGAGCACCGATAACGCCATAACGGATGTAGTCATTTTCTCGGCAGGGATCGGTATCTTGTTGAATGGCCAGGCCAATATGGTAACAGGCGTGCATTGCTACAATAAGGCTACATGGTTTGGTGGAATAGGCATTCTAGTGAAGTCTCATTTGACGAGGATAGACAATTGTTACCTTGATTACACAGGTATAGTCATTGAAGACCCTGTTCACGTTCATGTCACAAACGCTCTCTTCTTGGGAGATGCGAACATCGTGTTGAGATCGGTGCATGGGAGGATTAACGGTGTGAATATTGTTAATAACATGTTTAGTGGCGATCCTAAACACAACTTTCCGATGGTTAAGCTAGAGGGAGAGTTTCATGAGGTTGGTCAGGTTGTGATTGATCAGAACAATGTGGAAGGGATGGTGATGAAATCAACGACCGGGAGGTCTAAAGTTTCTGGTAACGGGACGAGATGGGTCGCTGATTTTTCGTCTGTTTTGGTATTCCCTAACCGGATAGACCATTACCAACATTCGTTTTTCGCGCAGTCTGGACAGATTCCTGCGAGTGCGGTGACTAATGTTTCAAACAATGTGGTAGTTGTAGAAACTGATAGAGCTGTAACTGGAACCGTGTCAGTGATTGTTTATCAGTAG